One window of the Actinomycetota bacterium genome contains the following:
- a CDS encoding branched-chain amino acid transaminase: protein MPIQEVEKIWMDGELVDWAEARVHLLSHSLHYGSGVFEGIRAYETPRGAAVFRLADHMRRLFRSASIYRMPIPFSLEELMEATRVVIRANGLKSCYIRPIAFRGYGEMGLHPLAAPVNVAIAVWPWGAYLGEEGIRNGVRAKVSSFRRNEANSIPTAAKATGQYLNSILAKMEVTEAGYDEAILLNMHGHVADGAGENIFVVRNGYLYTPPTSSGALEGITRDSVMRIAEELEIPCREKDLVRTDLYTADEAFFTGTAAEVVPIREVDDRPLGDPGPITRSIQEKFFRIVRGEEKAYEQWLDYVD from the coding sequence ATGCCGATACAGGAAGTGGAAAAGATCTGGATGGACGGCGAGCTTGTGGACTGGGCGGAGGCCCGCGTGCACCTGCTCTCCCATTCCCTGCATTACGGGTCGGGTGTCTTCGAGGGCATAAGGGCCTACGAGACGCCGCGGGGAGCGGCGGTGTTCCGCCTGGCCGACCACATGAGGAGGCTCTTCCGCTCGGCGTCCATCTACCGCATGCCCATACCCTTCTCCCTGGAGGAGCTGATGGAGGCCACGAGGGTAGTCATCCGGGCCAACGGGCTCAAGAGCTGCTACATCCGCCCCATCGCCTTCCGCGGTTACGGCGAGATGGGGCTGCACCCCCTGGCGGCTCCGGTCAACGTGGCCATAGCCGTTTGGCCGTGGGGCGCGTACCTGGGCGAGGAGGGCATCCGGAACGGCGTGCGCGCCAAGGTCTCCTCCTTCCGCCGCAACGAGGCCAACAGCATCCCCACCGCGGCCAAGGCCACCGGGCAGTACCTGAACTCCATCCTGGCCAAGATGGAGGTGACCGAGGCCGGGTACGACGAGGCCATCCTCCTCAACATGCACGGGCACGTGGCCGACGGGGCGGGGGAGAACATCTTCGTGGTGAGGAACGGGTACCTCTACACGCCTCCCACCTCCTCGGGCGCCCTGGAGGGCATCACGCGCGACTCGGTGATGCGCATCGCGGAGGAGCTGGAGATACCCTGCCGCGAGAAAGACCTGGTGCGCACGGACCTCTACACCGCCGACGAGGCCTTCTTCACCGGGACGGCGGCGGAGGTGGTGCCCATACGCGAGGTGGACGACCGGCCCCTGGGAGATCCCGGACCGATCACCCGCAGCATCCAGGAGAAGTTCTTCCGCATCGTGAGGGGCGAGGAGAAGGCCTACGAGCAGTGGCTGGACTACGTGGATTAA
- a CDS encoding fumarylacetoacetate hydrolase family protein has protein sequence MKIARYRHKGHIRFGVLEDGLLHEIERTPFTGIRRQGRTCRLEEVELLTPVYPQKIIAVGLNYRDHAEELRMPIPDEPVLFMKPPSSLLAHGGEIVYPSMSRRVDYEAELVLVCGKECRDVSPREASSCILGYTCGNDVTARDLQAKDGQWTRCKSIDTFCPLGPFIETEVDVQELVVELRLNGEVRQSSAASNMIFTPQELLSFTSRVMTLYPGDVIMTGTPPGVGEMFPGDVVEVVIEGVGTLRNTVTAEGRSSEIVEE, from the coding sequence ATGAAGATCGCGAGGTACCGGCACAAGGGGCACATACGTTTCGGGGTGCTGGAGGACGGCCTCCTGCACGAGATCGAGCGCACCCCCTTCACCGGGATACGCAGGCAGGGAAGGACCTGCCGCCTGGAGGAGGTGGAGCTCCTCACCCCCGTCTATCCCCAGAAGATAATCGCCGTGGGGCTCAACTACCGGGACCATGCCGAGGAGCTGCGCATGCCCATCCCCGACGAGCCGGTGCTCTTCATGAAACCCCCCTCCTCGCTGCTCGCCCACGGGGGCGAGATAGTCTACCCTTCCATGAGCCGGCGCGTGGACTACGAGGCGGAGCTGGTGCTGGTATGCGGGAAGGAATGTCGCGACGTCTCACCCCGGGAAGCCTCCTCCTGCATCCTCGGCTACACCTGCGGGAACGACGTCACCGCCCGCGACCTGCAGGCCAAGGACGGGCAGTGGACGCGCTGCAAGAGCATCGATACCTTCTGCCCCCTGGGCCCCTTCATCGAGACGGAAGTGGACGTGCAGGAGCTGGTGGTGGAGCTGCGCCTCAACGGAGAAGTACGCCAGTCCTCGGCGGCCTCCAACATGATCTTCACGCCGCAGGAGCTCCTGAGCTTCACCTCGCGCGTCATGACCCTCTATCCCGGGGACGTCATCATGACCGGGACGCCCCCCGGCGTGGGGGAGATGTTCCCCGGTGACGTGGTGGAGGTGGTCATCGAGGGCGTGGGCACCCTCCGCAACACCGTTACTGCCGAGGGGCGAAGCAGCGAGATAGTGGAAGAATGA
- the leuC gene encoding 3-isopropylmalate dehydratase large subunit, with product MGQTITEKILAYHAGREEVRPGELVNVRVDLALANDITAPLAIEAFRAMGAERVFDPARVVMVPDHFTPARDMAAARNCALMRDFAREQGLENYYEIGRVGIEHVLLPEEGLVLPGELVVGADSHTCTYGALGAFSTGVGSSDLAMAMALGEIWLRVPESMLFVFEGKLPPWVGGKDLILHTIGRIGVDGARYRAMEFRGPVVEELSMDSRFTMANMAVEAGAKNGVFHVDARTRAWLEGRASRTYREFTSDGDAAYVEEITIEVSDLEPQVAFPHLPSNVRPVSEASGVEIDQVVIGSCTNGRLEDMEIAAGILAGRRVHPRVRAIVFPGSRAVLLEMVRRGWMEAFLEAGAAVSTPTCGPCLGGHMGVLAEGERALSTTNRNFVGRMGHTGSEVYLCGPAVAAASAVTGRITHPGEVAA from the coding sequence ATGGGTCAGACCATCACCGAGAAGATCCTCGCCTACCATGCGGGGCGGGAGGAGGTACGCCCGGGCGAGCTGGTGAACGTGCGCGTGGACCTCGCCCTGGCCAACGACATCACCGCTCCCCTGGCCATCGAGGCCTTCCGCGCCATGGGCGCCGAGAGGGTGTTCGATCCCGCCCGGGTGGTCATGGTGCCGGACCATTTCACCCCCGCCCGCGACATGGCGGCGGCGCGCAACTGCGCCCTCATGCGGGATTTCGCGCGCGAGCAGGGACTGGAGAACTACTACGAGATCGGCAGGGTGGGCATCGAGCACGTCCTGCTGCCCGAGGAAGGGCTGGTGCTTCCCGGGGAGCTGGTGGTGGGAGCCGATTCCCACACCTGCACCTACGGCGCCCTGGGAGCTTTTTCCACCGGCGTGGGCTCCAGCGACCTGGCCATGGCCATGGCGCTGGGGGAGATATGGCTGCGGGTGCCGGAGAGCATGCTCTTCGTGTTCGAGGGGAAGCTCCCTCCCTGGGTGGGCGGCAAGGACCTCATCCTCCATACCATCGGGAGGATAGGGGTGGACGGGGCCCGTTACCGCGCCATGGAGTTCCGCGGGCCGGTGGTGGAGGAGCTCTCCATGGATTCCCGCTTCACCATGGCCAACATGGCGGTGGAGGCGGGGGCCAAGAACGGCGTCTTCCACGTGGACGCGAGGACGAGAGCATGGCTGGAGGGCAGGGCAAGCCGGACCTACCGCGAGTTCACCAGCGACGGGGACGCCGCATACGTGGAAGAGATCACCATAGAGGTGAGCGACCTGGAGCCGCAGGTGGCCTTCCCCCACCTGCCCTCCAACGTGAGGCCCGTCTCCGAGGCGTCGGGGGTGGAGATAGACCAGGTGGTCATCGGCTCGTGCACCAACGGCAGGCTGGAGGACATGGAGATAGCCGCGGGCATACTGGCGGGCCGCCGCGTGCATCCCCGCGTGCGGGCCATCGTCTTCCCCGGCTCGCGCGCCGTGCTGCTGGAGATGGTGCGGCGTGGCTGGATGGAGGCGTTCCTGGAGGCGGGGGCGGCGGTGAGCACGCCCACCTGCGGGCCCTGCCTTGGGGGGCACATGGGGGTGCTGGCCGAGGGCGAGCGGGCCCTCTCCACCACCAACCGCAATTTCGTGGGGCGCATGGGCCACACCGGCAGCGAGGTCTACCTGTGCGGGCCGGCGGTGGCGGCCGCCTCCGCGGTGACGGGCAGGATAACCCACCCCGGGGAGGTGGCGGCATGA
- a CDS encoding 3-isopropylmalate dehydratase small subunit produces MVLAGRAWRYGKNVDTDVIIPARYLTATSAEELGAHCLEDLDPDFARRVRPGDIIVAEENFGSGSSREHAPLAIKGCGVSCVIASSFARIFYRNAINVGLPILECPQAVEDIGTGDELRVDLAAGTIENLATGKVFHAEPFPDFMREIISLGGLVEYVRRRLQAREGR; encoded by the coding sequence ATGGTGCTTGCGGGGAGAGCCTGGCGTTACGGGAAGAACGTGGACACGGACGTGATCATCCCGGCGCGCTACCTCACGGCCACCTCCGCGGAGGAGCTGGGGGCCCACTGCCTTGAGGACCTGGACCCCGACTTCGCGCGCCGCGTGCGGCCCGGGGACATCATCGTGGCCGAGGAGAACTTCGGCTCCGGGTCCTCGCGCGAGCACGCCCCCTTGGCCATCAAGGGCTGCGGTGTGTCCTGCGTCATCGCCTCCTCCTTCGCGCGGATCTTCTACCGCAATGCCATAAACGTGGGCCTGCCCATCCTGGAATGCCCGCAGGCGGTGGAGGACATAGGCACGGGTGACGAGCTGCGCGTGGACCTCGCGGCGGGGACCATCGAGAACCTGGCGACTGGTAAAGTATTCCATGCCGAACCCTTCCCGGATTTCATGCGCGAGATAATATCCCTGGGAGGGCTGGTGGAATACGTGCGGAGGAGGCTGCAGGCACGCGAGGGCCGCTGA
- a CDS encoding citramalate synthase translates to MEERSVKIYDTTLRDGAQREGVSLSVEDKLKILRRLDDFGVHYVECGFPGSNPKDEELFRRLKEVDLRHAVPVAFGSTRKAMIGADKDRNLEDLLRAETPAVCIVGKSWELHVRTALRTGLDENLFMIADSVEYMKRRGREVVYDAEHFFDAYKDNPRYAMETVKAAVEAGADWVCLCDTNGGTLPWEVQEIMRRAREEIPVPLGIHAHDDSECAVAVSLVAVAEGADMVQGTINGYGERCGNANLCSIIPALVLKMGIPAVSPQALAGLTELSHYVSEIANIKPDLHQPYVGQMAFAHKGGMHVSAVTRDPETYEHIRPELVGNMQRIEVSELSGKSTIIIKGKELGVDLSRHPEKVQEILDMIKEMEHRGYHFEAADGSLELLMRRALGMHRVFFRLESFRVIMEKREDGKVVTEATIKVHVRGRRIIATAEGNGPVNALDNALRLAIGRAYPELEDIDLSDYKVIILDPEKATAAVTRVLIESGDGEKTWGTVGVSENIIEASWQALVDSVEYGLLHKKAQP, encoded by the coding sequence ATGGAGGAAAGGTCCGTCAAGATCTACGACACCACCCTGCGCGACGGGGCGCAGAGGGAGGGGGTTTCCCTCTCCGTGGAGGACAAGCTGAAGATCCTGCGGCGCCTCGACGACTTCGGCGTGCACTACGTGGAATGCGGTTTTCCCGGCTCGAACCCCAAGGACGAGGAACTCTTCCGGCGCCTTAAGGAGGTGGACCTGCGGCATGCCGTCCCGGTGGCTTTCGGCTCCACCCGCAAGGCCATGATCGGTGCGGACAAGGACCGCAACCTGGAGGATCTGCTGCGCGCGGAGACGCCGGCGGTGTGCATCGTCGGCAAGAGCTGGGAACTGCACGTGCGCACCGCCCTGCGCACCGGCCTGGACGAGAACCTCTTCATGATCGCAGACTCCGTGGAGTACATGAAGCGCCGCGGCCGCGAGGTCGTCTACGACGCCGAGCACTTCTTCGACGCCTACAAGGACAACCCCCGCTACGCCATGGAGACGGTGAAGGCGGCGGTGGAAGCTGGCGCGGACTGGGTCTGCCTATGCGACACCAACGGCGGGACCCTGCCCTGGGAGGTGCAGGAGATAATGCGCCGCGCCAGGGAAGAGATACCCGTGCCCCTGGGCATACACGCGCACGACGACAGCGAGTGCGCCGTTGCGGTCAGCCTGGTGGCGGTGGCGGAAGGGGCGGACATGGTGCAGGGGACCATCAACGGGTACGGGGAGCGCTGCGGCAACGCGAACCTGTGCTCCATAATCCCGGCCCTGGTGCTCAAGATGGGCATCCCGGCGGTTTCTCCGCAGGCCCTCGCCGGCCTCACGGAGCTCTCTCATTACGTGAGCGAGATCGCCAACATCAAGCCGGACCTGCACCAGCCTTACGTGGGACAGATGGCCTTCGCGCACAAGGGAGGCATGCACGTGAGCGCGGTGACGAGGGACCCCGAGACGTACGAGCATATCCGCCCCGAGCTGGTGGGCAACATGCAGCGCATCGAGGTCTCCGAGCTCTCCGGCAAGTCCACCATCATCATCAAGGGGAAGGAACTGGGCGTGGACCTCTCCCGCCATCCCGAGAAGGTGCAGGAGATCCTGGACATGATCAAGGAGATGGAGCACCGGGGCTACCACTTCGAGGCCGCCGACGGCTCCCTGGAGCTGCTCATGCGCCGCGCCCTGGGCATGCACCGCGTCTTCTTCCGCCTGGAGAGCTTCCGGGTGATCATGGAGAAGCGCGAGGACGGCAAGGTGGTCACCGAGGCCACCATCAAGGTGCACGTGCGCGGCAGGCGCATCATCGCCACCGCGGAGGGGAACGGTCCGGTGAACGCGCTGGACAACGCGTTGCGCCTGGCCATCGGGCGCGCTTATCCAGAGCTGGAAGACATCGACCTCTCCGACTACAAGGTCATCATCCTCGACCCGGAGAAGGCCACCGCGGCGGTTACCCGCGTGCTCATCGAGAGCGGCGACGGGGAGAAGACCTGGGGCACCGTCGGCGTCTCCGAGAACATCATCGAGGCCTCCTGGCAGGCCCTGGTGGACTCCGTGGAGTACGGCCTCCTGCACAAGAAGGCGCAGCCCTGA
- a CDS encoding 3-isopropylmalate dehydrogenase: protein MMYRIAVIPGDGTGPEVVREGMKALEAAAAASGFDFQHTYFDFGGQRYLDTGLTLTDDELEELRTYDAIFLGAIGHPDVKPGILEQDILLKIRFGLDQYINLRPVKLYPGVDCPLKDKGPEDIDFVVVRENTEGLYAGTGGFLRKGTPDEVAVQESVNTRKGVERCIRFAFEYCQRRNKGRKLTLCGKTNVLTYAWDLWERAFREVAPEYPDIQTDYAHVDAICMWFVKNPEWFDVVVTDNMFGDIITDLGAMIQGGMGIAAGGNINPEGTSMFEPIGGSAPKYTGKNVINPLAAICAVQMMLDHLGEREAAERVERAVMRVCSRDLLSLSAGRMGKSTTEVGDLVVKYIREA from the coding sequence ATGATGTACAGGATAGCGGTGATACCGGGTGACGGGACGGGCCCGGAGGTGGTGCGCGAGGGCATGAAGGCGCTGGAGGCGGCGGCCGCGGCGAGCGGCTTCGATTTCCAGCACACCTATTTCGATTTCGGTGGGCAGCGTTACCTGGACACGGGCCTCACCCTCACCGACGACGAACTCGAGGAACTGCGCACCTATGACGCCATCTTCCTGGGGGCCATAGGGCATCCCGACGTCAAGCCCGGCATCCTGGAGCAGGACATCCTGCTCAAGATCCGCTTCGGGCTGGACCAGTACATCAACCTGCGCCCGGTCAAGCTCTACCCGGGCGTGGACTGCCCTCTCAAGGACAAGGGCCCGGAGGACATAGATTTCGTGGTGGTGAGGGAGAACACGGAGGGGCTTTACGCGGGCACCGGAGGTTTCCTGCGCAAGGGCACGCCCGACGAGGTGGCGGTGCAGGAGAGCGTGAACACGCGCAAGGGCGTGGAGCGCTGCATCCGCTTCGCCTTCGAGTACTGTCAGCGGCGGAACAAGGGACGGAAGCTGACCCTGTGCGGCAAGACCAACGTGCTCACCTACGCCTGGGACCTCTGGGAGCGCGCCTTCCGCGAGGTGGCCCCCGAGTACCCGGACATCCAGACGGATTACGCCCACGTGGACGCCATCTGCATGTGGTTCGTGAAGAACCCGGAGTGGTTCGACGTGGTGGTCACGGACAACATGTTCGGTGACATCATAACCGACCTGGGGGCCATGATCCAGGGGGGTATGGGCATCGCCGCGGGGGGCAACATCAACCCCGAGGGCACCTCCATGTTCGAGCCCATAGGCGGCTCGGCGCCGAAGTACACGGGAAAGAACGTCATCAACCCCCTGGCGGCCATCTGCGCGGTGCAGATGATGCTGGACCACCTGGGCGAGCGGGAGGCCGCGGAGCGCGTGGAGCGGGCTGTGATGCGCGTCTGCTCCCGGGACCTCCTCTCCCTATCCGCGGGCAGGATGGGCAAGTCCACTACTGAAGTGGGTGATCTTGTCGTAAAATACATCCGTGAGGCCTGA